The nucleotide window CAATATTTGCGAATGAAAGAAGCACGTCAAGGTAAGCAATTGCCTTTGAATTTATTTGAATAGGATGAATATATTCTGTTAATTCATAAAGCAATTCCTGATAAATCTCATTTTCCAATGTATCAATTTTTTCTTCTGAGGATAAGATTTTTTCTTCATATTCCTTTAATTCAGAAGTGATGTATCGTTCGGCACTTACAAGAGTTTGTTTGCGATGCCATTCCTCAGGTACTTTGTCTTTGTGTGTATTTCTTACTTCAAGGTAATATCCAAAAACGGAATTGTAGCCTACTTTTAAAGAAGAAATTCCTGTTTTCACAATTTCTCTTTCTCTAAGTTTTAAAATATATTCTTTACCTGTTTTTTTTAAATCTTTTATTTTATCCAATTCTTTTGAATATCCTTCTTTTATAAAATTGCCTTTGTTGATATTTACAGGAGGTTCGTCAACAAGTATTTTATCTATTTTTTCTTGAAGAAGACTACATGAATTTAACTTTTCGTTAATTTTAAAAAGCTGTTTATTTTCTGAATTTTCACAAACTTTTTTAATACCCTCAATATGTGAAAGAGCATTTTTTATGTGCCTAATTTCTCTTGGGTTAATCCGTCTTAAAGCAACTTTTGAAATCAATCTTTCAAGGTCTCCAATTTTTGAAAGTTTCTCCCCTAAATTAGTATTTCCCTTTTCATTTTTAAATAAAAAATCTACCAACTCAAGTCTTTTCTCAATATTCCTTTTGTCCTTTAATGGCATAACTATCCATTGCTTTAAAAGCCTGCCTCCCATTGGTGTAATAGTTTTATCGATTACATTAATAAGCGGACTACCATCAACAAGGTTTGGATTTATTAGTTCAAGATTTTTTATTGAAAAGCGGTCAAGCCAGATAAAGTCATCTTTTTCAATTCTTGAAATATTATTCAGGTGCTTAAGTCTGTCTTGTTTGTTTTCAGAAAGATAATGAAGTATTGCTCCTGCAGCAGGAATTGCAGTATTCATATTTTCTATTCCAAAACCTTTTAATGTTTTTGTTTTAAAGTGAGATGTTAGTTTTTCATAAGAATAATCGGATGAAAATAACCAATCTTCAAGAAGAAAAGTATATCTTTTTTGAGGAAAATATTTTAAATATTCTTCCTGCTTTAATTTTGAATAAATTATTTCTGACGGGTCAAAAGAGTTAACAAGATTTTCTATATAGTCAATGCTTCCTTCTGCTACAATAAATTCACCTGTTGAGATATCAACAAAGGCAGCCCCAACTTCTTTTTTTGTAAAATATAAGGCAGCAAGATAGTTATTTTGCTTTGTATTAAGAACTTGATCATTAGTGGATGTGCCGGGCGTTATTAATTCGGTAACACCTCGTTTTACAATTGTTTTGGTTTTTTTCGGGTCTTCAAGTTGTTCACAAATTGCAACTCTATGTCCCGCTTTAACAAGTTTTGGCAAATAGGTATCAATACTA belongs to Bacteroidota bacterium and includes:
- the mutS gene encoding DNA mismatch repair protein MutS, with product MVKNKKIEETPLMKQYFQIKNKYPDALLLFRVGDFYETFVEDAIKVSKILGIVLTSRSNGSSKVELAGFPHHSIDTYLPKLVKAGHRVAICEQLEDPKKTKTIVKRGVTELITPGTSTNDQVLNTKQNNYLAALYFTKKEVGAAFVDISTGEFIVAEGSIDYIENLVNSFDPSEIIYSKLKQEEYLKYFPQKRYTFLLEDWLFSSDYSYEKLTSHFKTKTLKGFGIENMNTAIPAAGAILHYLSENKQDRLKHLNNISRIEKDDFIWLDRFSIKNLELINPNLVDGSPLINVIDKTITPMGGRLLKQWIVMPLKDKRNIEKRLELVDFLFKNEKGNTNLGEKLSKIGDLERLISKVALRRINPREIRHIKNALSHIEGIKKVCENSENKQLFKINEKLNSCSLLQEKIDKILVDEPPVNINKGNFIKEGYSKELDKIKDLKKTGKEYILKLREREIVKTGISSLKVGYNSVFGYYLEVRNTHKDKVPEEWHRKQTLVSAERYITSELKEYEEKILSSEEKIDTLENEIYQELLYELTEYIHPIQINSKAIAYLDVLLSFANIAQEYNYTKPQINDSYVIDIKDGRHPVIEQNLPVGDDYIPNDIYLNNDNQQVIILTGPNMSGKSAVLRQTALIVLLAQIGSFVPASSAKIGIVDKIFTRVGASDNLSVGESTFMVEMLETASILNNVSERSLILLDEIGRGTSTYDGISIAWAITEFLHQNTTKPKTIFATHYHELNELASTLKRVRNLNISVKEYKNKVIFLRKLKPGGSEHSFGIHVAQMAGVPNKIVERAKLILEELEKQRTNIKNNKVVGGKVSVQLKMFDVTDPIYERVKRELNKIDINALTPIEAMMKLNYLKSLLKKDKG